The proteins below come from a single Rosa rugosa chromosome 2, drRosRugo1.1, whole genome shotgun sequence genomic window:
- the LOC133733153 gene encoding oligopeptide transporter 1-like, translating into MTGLVDDGISPGDLSKRHHFDIDVIDDEVNDNPIEEVKLTVPITDDPSQPTLTFRTWVLGILSCAILAFVNKFFAYRRNPLSVGSVSAQILVLPLGKLMAATLPTNQLRVPFTKWTFSMNPGPFNLKEHVLITIFASSGASGVYAVHMITMVLAFYKRNLHPASAFLLAQTTQMLGYGWAGLFRRYLVDSPYMWWPSNLVQVSLFRALHEKEKRPKGGRTRLQFFFLVFICSFAYYIVPAYLFPSISTISIVCLIWKNSITAQQIGSGVHGLGIGSFGLDWSTVAGFLGSPLATPGFANINFLLGFVLIVYIAAPIAYWNNAYGFQRFPLISSHTFDAMGNTYNISRILNQKSFDINMSEYNSYSKVHLSTFFAINYGLSFASLTATISHVALFYGKTIWHMWRKTASSVKAQVNDIHTRLMKKNYEAVPQWWFHVILVSMIGLSIFTCEGFGKQLQLPWWGVLMACGIALFFTLPVGIINATTNTGTGINVITEMVIGYIYPGKPLANAAFKTYGTISMSQALSFLTDFKLGHYMKIPPKSMFVVQLAGTVIASSVQFATSWWLLHSIENICDVSKLPDGSPWTCPGDDVFYNASIIWGVVGPLRMFANKGIYPELNWFFLLGLLAPVPVWFFSKKFPNQKWIKLINMPIIIGAAQGIPPAGPVHYITYGAVAIFFNFYVYRKFKGWWARHNYILSAALDAGVAFAGVLLYFALQSKDIIGPNWWGLDNNDHCPLARCPTAPGVVAKGCPVL; encoded by the exons atgACAGGTTTGGTTGACGATGGGATTTCTCCAGGAGACCTCTCTAAGAGGCATCACTTTGACATTGATGTTATTG ATGATGAAGTGAATGACAACCCTATTGAAGAAGTCAAGCTCACTGTTCCGATCACCGATGACCCTTCTCAACCAACCTTGACATTTCGGACGTGGGTTCTGGGCATACTCTCATGCGCCATTCTTGCCTTTGTCAACAAGTTTTTCGCATACCGCCGAAACCCGCTCTCTGTGGGATCAGTCTCAGCACAAATTCTTGTCCTCCCTCTGGGGAAGTTGATGGCTGCAACCCTCCCAACTAATCAATTACGGGTCCCCTTTACAAAATGGACATTTTCGATGAATCCGGGGCCTTTCAATCTGAAAGAGCATGTGCTTATCACCATATTTGCCAGCTCTGGAGCAAGCGGTGTCTATGCTGTGCATATGATCACAATGGTTCTGGCTTTTTACAAAAGGAATCTGCATCCTGCATCAGCCTTCTTGTTAGCACAAACCACACAG ATGCTTGGGTACGGATGGGCTGGCCTATTCAGAAGATACCTTGTTGACTCTCCTTACATGTGGTGGCCGTCAAATCTGGTTCAAGTCTCTCTATTCAG GGCATTgcatgaaaaggaaaaaagaccAAAGGGAGGCCGTACAAGGCTacaattcttcttcttggttTTCATATGCAGCTTTGCTTACTACATTGTTCCAGCTTACCTTTTCCCCTCCATATCTACTATCTCCATTGTTTGTTTGATATGGAAGAACTCCATAACTGCCCAACAGATTGGTTCCGGAGTCCATGGACTTGGTATTGGCTCGTTTGGACTCGATTGGTCTACTGTTGCTGGTTTCTTAGGCAGTCCATTGGCTACACCAGGATTTGCCAACATTAACTTCTTACTTGGTTTTGTTCTGATTGTCTACATTGCTGCCCCCATTGCTTATTGGAACAATGCATATGGTTTTCAGAGGTTCCCACTTATTTCCTCTCATACTTTTGATGCGATGGGAAACACTTACAACATTTCCAGGATTCTAAATCAGAAAAGTTTCGACATTAATATGTCAGAATATAATAGCTACAGCAAAGTCCATCTCAGTACCTTCTTTGCCATCAATTATGGACTGAGCTTTGCCAGTCTCACCGCTACAATTTCACATGTTGCACTTTTCTATGGAAA AACAATCTGGCACATGTGGAGAAAGACAGCTAGTTCTGTGAAAGCTCAAGTTAATGACATCCACACAAGGCTGATGAAGAAGAATTATGAAGCAGTCCCTCAATGGTGGTTTCACGTCATCCTTGTCTCAATGATTGGTCTTTCCATCTTCACTTGTGAAGGTTTTGGCAAACAGCTCCAACTTCCATGGTGGGGAGTTTTAATGGCTTGTGGCATTGCACTGTTCTTCACCTTACCCGTTGGCATTATTAATGCCACGACAAATACG GGAACTGGGATTAATGTGATTACAGAGATGGTTATCGGGTATATTTATCCAGGCAAGCCTCTTGCGAATGCGGCCTTCAAGACCTATGGCACTATCAGCATGTCACAAGCACTCTCGTTTCTTACTGACTTCAAATTGGGTCACTATATGAAGATCCCTCCAAAATCCATGTTTGTTGTCCAG TTAGCTGGAACAGTAATTGCTTCTAGTGTCCAATTTGCCACATCTTGGTGGCTTCTCCACTCCATTGAGAACATCTGCGATGTCTCAAAGTTGCCGGATGGAAGTCCATGGACATGTCCCGGCGATGATGTCTTCTACAATGCTTCAATCATATGGGGAGTTGTTGGCCCGCTCAGAATGTTTGCCAACAAAGGCATCTACCCGGAGTTGAACTGGTTCTTCCTCCTCGGTTTACTTGCGCCTGTTCCAGTCTGGTTCTTCTCCAAGAAATTCCCAAATCAAAAGTGGATTAAGCTCATAAACATGCCTATCATTATTGGAGCAGCTCAGGGTATTCCACCTGCTGGACCTGTCCACTACATTACATATGGAGCAGTTGCCATCTTCTTCAACTTCTATGTGTACAGAAAGTTCAAAGGCTGGTGGGCTAGGCATAACTACATCCTCTCAGCTGCTTTGGATGCTGGTGTGGCCTTCGCAGGAGTTCTCTTATATTTCGCACTTCAAAGTAAGGATATTATAGGGCCAAACTGGTGGGGCCTTGACAACAATGATCATTGCCCATTGGCCCGTTGCCCTACTGCACCAGGAGTAGTGGCCAAAGGGTGCCCAGTTCTTTGA
- the LOC133731661 gene encoding oligopeptide transporter 1-like translates to MTVSVEGPDSRATIPGGTRIDVLDDEFNDSPIEQVRLTVPITDDPSVPALTFRTWVLGLLSCCTLAFLNQFFGYRQNQLYISSVSAQILVLPLGKLMAKTLPTKQFRVMGWTFSFNPGPFNLKEHVLITIFANSGSNSVYAVGIITIVKAFYRRSMHPMAAFLLAQSTQLLGYGWAGLFRKYLVDSPYMWWPDNLVQVSLFRALHEWEMRPKGGRTRLQYFSLVFVCSFAYYIIPSFFFPSIGALSFVCWIWKDSVTAQQIGSGLNGLGIGSFGLDWSTVASFLKSPLATPGFVFMNMLAGFVFIFYILTPIFYWSNVKDAKKFPFFSSSTFDSTGKRYNVSRVLDQKTFDINLKEYNSYSKLHLSMYFASSYGWSFAGLTATISHVALFHGKDIWDMWKKTSTAAKDQLGDIHTRLMKKNYEAVPQWWFHIMLVLMVGLSIWVCEGFGKQLQLPWWGVLLACAIALTFTLPIGIIQATTNMQPGLNVITELVIGYLYPGKPLANVTFKTYGYISMSQALMFLGDFKLGHYMKIPPKSMFIAQLAGTLVASSTFFSTSWWLLNTVENICDPSKLPEGSPWTCPSDEVFYNASIIWGVIGPLRMFTKHGNYPEMNWFFLLGLLAPIPVWLLARKFPKLEWIKLINMPVIIGTTAVMPPAKAVHYLMWFTVGIFFSFYVYRQHRAWWARHNYILSAALDAGVAFTAVLVYFTLQSKGINGPKWWGQDSTDHCPLAKCPTAPGVVVKGCPVF, encoded by the exons ATGACAGTCTCTGTCGAAGGTCCAGACTCTCGAGCAACTATTCCTGGTGGGACAAGGATCGACGTCCTTG ATGATGAGTTCAACGACAGCCCAATTGAGCAAGTGAGGCTAACAGTTCCGATCACCGACGACCCTTCAGTTCCCGCCTTAACCTTTCGTACGTGGGTTCTAGGCCTTTTGTCATGCTGCACTCTTGCCTTTTTGAACCAGTTCTTTGGTTACCGCCAAAACCAGCTCTACATTTCTTCAGTCTCAGCACAAATCCTCGTCCTCCCTCTCGGAAAACTGATGGCTAAAACTCTCCCAACAAAACAATTCCGAGTTATGGGATGGACATTTTCGTTCAACCCCGGACCTTTCAACTTGAAAGAGCATGTGTTGATCACCATCTTTGCGAATTCAGGATCAAATAGTGTTTATGCAGTTGGCATTATCACTATTGTGAAGGCTTTCTACCGCAGGAGCATGCATCCTATGGCAGCCTTCTTGTTAGCCCAAAGCACTCAa TTGCTTGGATATGGGTGGGCTGGGTTGTTCAGAAAGTACCTTGTTGATTCCCCATATATGTGGTGGCCTGACAATCTGGTTCAGGTCTCTCTTTTCAG GGCGCTTCATGAATGGGAAATGAGACCAAAGGGAGGCCGTACTAGGCTGCAGTACTTCAGCTTAGTATTTGTATGCAGCTTCGCTTACTACATTATTCCAAGTTTTTTCTTCCCCTCCATAGGCGCTCTCTCCTTTGTTTGTTGGATATGGAAGGACTCCGTCACCGCCCAACAGATTGGTTCCGGCCTCAATGGCCTTGGCATTGGCTCATTTGGCCTTGATTGGTCAACTGTTGCGAGCTTCTTGAAGAGCCCATTAGCCACACCCGGTTTTGTCTTCATGAACATGTTGGCTGGTTTTGTCTTCATTTTCTACATTCTTACCCCCATTTTTTATTGGTCCAATGTAAAAGATGCCAAGAAGTttcccttcttttcttcttctactttCGACTCCACTGGCAAACGCTATAATGTTTCCCGAGTTCTGGACCAGAAAACTTTCGATATTAATTTGAAAGAGTATAACAGTTACAGTAAACTCCATCTCTCTATGTACTTTGCCTCGAGTTATGGGTGGAGCTTTGCTGGTCTGACAGCAACTATTTCACATGTTGCACTCTTCCATGGAAA AGACATCTGGGATATGTGGAAAAAGACTTCTACCGCAGCGAAAGATCAGCTTGGGGACATCCACACACGGTTGATGAAGAAGAACTACGAGGCAGTCCCACAATGGTGGTTTCACATCATGCTTGTTTTAATGGTTGGCCTTTCCATCTGGGTCTGTGAAGGTTTTGGGAAACAGCTCCAACTTCCATGGTGGGGAGTCTTACTAGCTTGTGCCATTGCACTAACTTTCACCTTACCCATTGGCATTATTCAAGCCACAACAAACATG CAACCGGGGCTCAATGTGATCACAGAGTTGGTTATTGGGTATCTTTATCCTGGGAAGCCTCTTGCCAATGTGACTTTCAAAACATATGGCTATATCAGCATGTCACAAGCACTCATGTTTCTCGGTGACTTCAAATTAGGTCACTATATGAAGATCCCTCCCAAGTCCATGTTTATTGCGCAG TTAGCTGGAACACTGGTCGCTTCTAGTACCTTTTTCAGCACATCCTGGTGGCTTCTCAACACTGTTGAGAACATCTGTGATCCATCAAAACTGCCAGAGGGAAGTCCATGGACATGTCCTAGTGATGAGGTCTTCTACAATGCCTCAATCATTTGGGGAGTTATAGGCCCTCTCAGAATGTTCACTAAGCATGGAAACTACCCGGAGATGAATTGGTTCTTCCTACTTGGTTTACTTGCACCTATACCAGTTTGGCTCCTAGCGCGCAAATTCCCCAAGCTAGAGTGGATTAAGCTCATAAACATGCCTGTCATCATTGGAACCACAGCAGTCATGCCACCAGCTAAAGCTGTCCACTACTTGATGTGGTTCACAGTTGGAATTTTCTTTAGCTTCTATGTTTATCGACAACACAGGGCATGGTGGGCTAGGCATAACTATATCCTATCAGCTGCTTTGGATGCCGGTGTGGCCTTCACGGCAGTTCTTGTGTATTTCACCCTTCAGAGTAAGGGTATTAATGGTCCAAAATGGTGGGGTCAGGACAGTACTGATCATTGTCCGTTAGCCAAGTGCCCCACAGCTCCAGGAGTAGTGGTCAAAGGGTGTCCAGTTTTTTGA
- the LOC133731662 gene encoding pentatricopeptide repeat-containing protein At5g66520-like: MLPTLCLHLPPNHTGSPTSQNVTPHHHLLHSFTSPFELKQLHAHLIKTNTPLSTLPPTRIAFTCALTPSFSYAQKLFQHLDYPDIPAWNSCLKAFAEGDEPIDAMLLFHQLHCFNVIPDSFTLSFVLKACTRLLDFHTGRVLHGYVEKLGFRSNLFLMNMILSLYALCGEIRGARLMFDKMPQRDVVTWNIMMTLLVKRGDIEQAYDLFSGMPDRSVRSWTLMISGFGQCGKPKEAVRVFLEMEEAGVRANEVTVVAVLAACADLGDLDLGRRVHEYSSQSGFGRNVWISNTLIEMYVKCGCLEDACRVFYAMEERTVVSWSAMISGLAMHGQAEEALRLFSNMIQIGMEPNYVTFVGLLHACSHMGFVDKGREFFARMTADYGIVPKIEHYGCMVDLLSRAGLLQEAYEFIMNMPIKPNGVVWGALLGGCKVHRNIELAEEATKHLSELDPLNDGYYIVLSNIYAEAQRWEDVARVRKLMRDRGVKKTPGWSSITVDGVLHEFVAGDEAHPQAEEIDQMWEKLLERMKMKGYVPNTSVVLLDMEEDQKEKFLNRHSEKLALVFGLIKTKPGTPIRIMKNLRVCEDCHAALKLVSEIADREIVVRDRNRFHCFKKGYCSCRDYW; this comes from the coding sequence ATGCTTCCAACACTCTGCCTCCATCTTCCTCCGAACCACACAGGATCCCCAACTTCACAAAACGTCACaccccatcatcatcttctgcACAGCTTCACCTCCCCATTTGAGCTCAAACAACTCCATGCCCACCTCATCAAAACCAACACTCCCCTCTCCACCCTCCCTCCCACCCGAATCGCCTTCACTTGCGCTCTCACTCCCAGCTTCTCCTACGCCCAGAAACTCTTCCAACACCTCGACTACCCCGATATCCCTGCCTGGAATTCCTGCCTGAAGGCCTTCGCCGAAGGCGACGAACCCATTGATGCAATGCTGCTCTTCCATCAGCTGCATTGCTTCAATGTGATTCCTGACAGTTTCACTCTGTCTTTTGTTCTAAAGGCCTGTACCCGCTTGTTGGATTTTCACACTGGTAGAGTTCTTCATGGCTATGTGGAGAAGCTTGGGTTTCGGTCCAATCTGTTTTTGATGAATATGATTCTGAGTTTGTATGCGTTGTGTGGGGAAATTAGGGGTGCACGGCTGATGTTTGATAAAATGCCGCAGAGGGATGTTGTCACGTGGAATATAATGATGACTCTGTTGGTGAAGAGAGGTGATATAGAGCAAGCTTATGATTTGTTTTCGGGGATGCCGGATAGAAGCGTGAGGTCATGGACGCTGATGATTTCGGGGTTTGGTCAGTGCGGTAAGCCTAAGGAGGCGGTTCGTGTGTTTTTGGAGATGGAGGAGGCTGGTGTGAGGGCAAATGAGGTGACTGTAGTGGCGGTTCTTGCGGCTTGTGCTGATTTGGGTGACTTGGATTTGGGTAGGAGAGTTCATGAGTACTCGAGCCAAAGTGGGTTTGGAAGAAATGTTTGGATTTCTAACACGCTGATCGAGATGTATGTCAAATGTGGGTGTTTGGAGGATGCTTGTAGAGTTTTTTATGCGATGGAAGAACGAACGGTTGTGTCGTGGTCAGCTATGATTTCAGGGCTGGCCATGCATGGACAAGCTGAGGAAGCTTTGAGACTTTTCTCTAACATGATTCAGATAGGGATGGAGCCAAATTATGTAACTTTTGTTGGACTCCTGCATGCTTGTAGCCACATGGGGTTTGTGGACAAGGGTCGTGAGTTCTTCGCCAGAATGACTGCAGATTATGGTATAGTTCCAAAAATTGAGCATTATGGTTGTATGGTTGATCTTTTAAGCCGCGCAGGGCTCCTTCAAGAGGCTTACGAGTTTATCATGAACATGCCTATCAAACCGAACGGTGTTGTGTGGGGAGCTCTCCTTGGTGGATGCAAAGTTCACAGAAACATTGAACTGGCTGAAGAAGCAACAAAGCACCTTTCTGAACTGGATCCACTGAATGATGGATACTACATTGTTTTGTCAAACATTTATGCAGAAGCACAACGGTGGGAAGACGTGGCGAGAGTGAGAAAACTAATGAGGGATCGAGGGGTGAAGAAGACACCTGGCTGGAGCTCAATCACGGTAGATGGAGTGCTTCATGAGTTTGTTGCTGGGGATGAAGCCCATCCTCAAGCCGAGGAGATCGACCAAATGTGGGAGAAACTACTTGAAAGAATGAAGATGAAGGGTTATGTACCCAACACTTCAGTTGTTCTACTAGACATGGAAGAGgatcaaaaggagaaatttCTCAATCGCCATAGCGAGAAATTAGCGCTGGTTTTTGGGCTGATCAAAACGAAACCTGGAACACCAATTCGAATTATGAAGAATCTTCGTGTTTGTGAGGACTGTCATGCTGCTTTGAAACTTGTATCAGAAATTGCCGACAGAGAGATAGTTGTGCGTGACCGAAATCGGTTCCATTGTTTCAAAAAAGGTTATTGTTCCTGCAGGGATTACTGGTAG
- the LOC133731664 gene encoding ER membrane protein complex subunit 8/9 homolog, producing MGGELRYEIAQNAYIKLVLHALKHKTSAVNGILVGRVSPKNDVVEITDSVPLFHSQLGLLPQLEISLILIEEHFAPKGLSIVGYFHANERFDDHELGSLAKNVGDHIYRYLPQAAVLLLDNKKLGALSKTKDRSPVVQLYTKDASRIWKLVGSDGNQLTIKEPSANVVLLDHISTEKWQDVVDFDDHLDDISKDWLNPELFK from the exons ATGGGCGGCGAGTTGCGCTACGAGATCGCGCAGAACGCGTACATAAAGCTCGTGCTACACGCGCTCAAACACAAGACCTCCGCCGTCAACGGCATCCTCGTCGGCCGCGTCTCCCCCAAAAACGACGTCGTCGAGATCACCGACTCCGTCCCTCTATTCCACTCCCAGCTCGGCCTCCTCCCCCAGCTCGAGATCTCCCTCATCCTC ATTGAGGAGCATTTTGCTCCTAAAGGACTGAGCATTGTGGGATATTTTCACGCAAACGAGAGGTTTGATGATCATGAGCTTGGAAGCCTCGCCAAGAATGTTGGTGATCACATTTATCGTTACCTTCCTCAAGCTGCAGTGCTCTTG TTAGATAACAAGAAGCTTGGAGCTTTGTCAAAGACCAAGGACCGGAGCCCCGTGGTCCAG CTGTACACAAAAGATGCATCGAGGATTTGGAAGTTAGTTGGATCAGATGGAAATCAGTTGACGATCAAGGAGCCCTCAGCAAATGTTGTTCTACTGGATCACATCTCAACTGAAAAATGGCAGgatgttgtagattttgatgatCACCTTGATGACATTAGCAA GGATTGGCTGAACCCAGAGCTCTTCAAGTAA